Proteins from a single region of Aquipuribacter hungaricus:
- a CDS encoding putative leader peptide: MTSRVTALAGLDAFCRRHIDLARTASAMCRRPERSSV, translated from the coding sequence ATGACATCCCGGGTGACCGCCCTCGCTGGGCTGGACGCCTTCTGCCGACGCCACATCGACCTGGCCCGGACGGCCAGCGCGATGTGTCGACGCCCCGAGCGGTCCTCCGTCTGA
- a CDS encoding SDR family oxidoreductase, with amino-acid sequence MSDQTTPQDPTTQHTSSDDLPGHSIPHPGLEQDMPVEPDFGEESYRGSGRLEGRRALITGGDSGIGRAVALAFAREGADVVISYLPEEEEDAQETVRVVEAAGRRCVTAPGDVREEQYCQELVGRTVSELGGIDVLVSNAAFQMSITGIEDLTTEQLLRTYTTNVFAAFWLCKAAVPHMEGGASIIVTTSIQAYQPSPELLDYASTKGALLNFTKGLSQELAPRGIRVNTVAPGPIWTPLIPATMPEEKVDGFGEQTPIGRAGQPAELAPAYVFLASQESSYITGERIGVTGGMPTP; translated from the coding sequence ATGAGCGACCAGACCACCCCCCAGGACCCGACGACACAGCACACGTCCTCCGACGACCTGCCCGGCCACTCCATCCCCCACCCGGGGCTGGAGCAGGACATGCCGGTGGAGCCGGACTTCGGCGAGGAGTCGTACCGCGGCAGCGGACGCCTCGAGGGCCGTCGTGCCCTCATCACCGGCGGGGACTCCGGCATCGGCCGGGCGGTCGCGCTGGCCTTCGCGCGGGAGGGCGCCGACGTCGTCATCTCCTACCTGCCTGAGGAGGAGGAGGACGCGCAGGAGACGGTGCGGGTCGTCGAGGCCGCCGGGCGCCGCTGCGTCACCGCCCCGGGCGACGTCCGCGAGGAGCAGTACTGCCAGGAGCTCGTGGGGCGCACCGTCTCCGAGCTCGGCGGGATCGACGTCCTGGTGAGCAACGCGGCCTTCCAGATGTCGATCACCGGCATCGAGGACCTGACCACCGAGCAGCTGCTGCGCACGTACACGACCAACGTCTTCGCGGCGTTCTGGCTGTGCAAGGCCGCCGTGCCGCACATGGAGGGCGGCGCCAGCATCATCGTCACCACCTCCATCCAGGCCTACCAGCCGTCGCCGGAGCTGCTGGACTACGCCTCGACCAAGGGCGCCCTGCTCAACTTCACCAAGGGCCTGTCCCAGGAGCTCGCCCCCCGCGGGATCCGCGTCAACACCGTCGCCCCGGGGCCGATCTGGACCCCGCTCATCCCGGCGACCATGCCCGAGGAGAAGGTCGACGGGTTCGGCGAGCAGACGCCGATCGGGCGCGCCGGGCAGCCCGCGGAGCTGGCACCGGCCTACGTCTTCCTCGCCTCGCAGGAGTCGAGCTACATCACCGGCGAGCGCATCGGCGTCACCGGGGGCATGCCGACCCCCTGA
- a CDS encoding HAD-IA family hydrolase — protein MADTAIFDVDGTLVDTNYQHALAWYRAFRRFGITKPLWRVHRGIGMGGDMFVPELAGPDVEESFGDDLRDAWVEEFDLLLDEVQPFEGAYELLAEVKERGFRLVLASSGKSQHVDAFLDLLDARSLADAWTTSDDVARSKPEPDLVATALGKVEGASGVMVGDSVFDVQAAAKLQVPTIAVRTGGFSVGELHEAGAVEVFDSLVAFRRALDGTALARASR, from the coding sequence ATGGCAGACACGGCGATCTTCGACGTCGACGGGACCCTGGTCGACACCAACTACCAGCACGCGCTGGCCTGGTACCGGGCGTTCCGGCGCTTCGGCATCACCAAGCCGCTGTGGCGGGTCCACCGCGGCATCGGCATGGGCGGGGACATGTTCGTCCCCGAGCTCGCCGGCCCCGACGTGGAGGAGTCCTTCGGCGACGACCTGCGCGACGCCTGGGTCGAGGAGTTCGACCTGCTCCTCGACGAGGTGCAGCCGTTCGAGGGGGCCTACGAGCTGCTGGCCGAGGTGAAGGAGCGCGGGTTCCGGCTGGTGCTGGCCAGCTCGGGCAAGAGCCAGCACGTCGACGCCTTCCTCGACCTGCTCGACGCCCGCTCGCTGGCCGACGCCTGGACCACCAGCGACGACGTCGCCCGGAGCAAGCCGGAGCCCGACCTCGTCGCCACCGCGCTGGGCAAGGTCGAGGGGGCCAGCGGGGTCATGGTCGGCGACTCGGTGTTCGACGTGCAGGCGGCCGCCAAGCTCCAGGTGCCAACGATCGCGGTCCGCACCGGTGGGTTCTCGGTCGGCGAGCTGCACGAGGCCGGTGCTGTGGAGGTCTTCGACTCCCTCGTCGCGTTCCGCCGTGCCCTGGACGGCACCGCCCTGGCCCGCGCCAGCCGCTGA
- a CDS encoding carbohydrate ABC transporter permease, with translation MSTVTSTRPPAGPRSPAGGAPRKRPRQNNVLPHAFLAALLVYFLVPFWWVIVAASKDAAGLFGGSNPLWFATDVDYLGNLQQLFTFDGGIYARWLLNSALYALAGGVGATVLSVAAGYGFAKYRFPFRRAFFAILLGSVMVPLTALVIPTFLLMSELRLTNTMWAVILPSLLNPFGVYLMHVYARDAVPDELLDAARVDGAGELRTFVQVALPLMRPAVVTVLLLSFVGTWNNFFLPLVMLNDNRLFPVTVGLNLWQGLASANNGGGTSLWSLIIIGALVSIIPLVVAFVSLQKYWQGGLTIGSLK, from the coding sequence ATGAGCACCGTCACCAGCACCCGTCCGCCCGCCGGTCCTCGCAGCCCGGCCGGGGGAGCGCCGCGCAAGCGTCCGCGCCAGAACAACGTCCTGCCGCACGCGTTCCTCGCGGCGCTGCTCGTGTACTTCCTCGTGCCGTTCTGGTGGGTCATCGTCGCGGCGTCCAAGGACGCGGCCGGCCTGTTCGGCGGCAGCAACCCGCTGTGGTTCGCGACCGACGTGGACTACCTGGGCAACCTGCAGCAGCTGTTCACCTTCGACGGCGGGATCTACGCCCGCTGGCTGCTCAACTCCGCGCTCTACGCCCTCGCGGGCGGGGTCGGGGCCACCGTGCTGTCGGTCGCCGCGGGCTACGGCTTCGCCAAGTACCGCTTCCCGTTCCGGCGGGCGTTCTTCGCGATCCTGCTCGGCTCGGTCATGGTGCCGCTGACCGCGCTGGTCATCCCCACGTTCCTGCTCATGTCCGAGCTGCGGCTGACCAACACCATGTGGGCGGTCATCCTGCCGTCCCTGCTCAACCCCTTCGGCGTCTACCTCATGCACGTCTACGCCCGCGACGCCGTGCCGGACGAGCTGCTCGACGCCGCCCGGGTCGACGGCGCCGGCGAGCTGCGGACGTTCGTGCAGGTGGCCCTGCCGCTCATGCGGCCGGCCGTCGTCACGGTGCTCCTGCTGTCCTTCGTCGGCACGTGGAACAACTTCTTCCTGCCCCTGGTCATGCTCAACGACAACCGGCTCTTCCCGGTGACGGTGGGGCTCAACCTGTGGCAGGGCCTCGCCTCGGCCAACAACGGCGGCGGGACCTCGCTGTGGAGCCTCATCATCATCGGTGCCCTGGTGTCGATCATCCCGCTCGTGGTCGCCTTCGTCAGCCTGCAGAAGTACTGGCAGGGCGGCCTGACGATCGGCAGCCTCAAGTAG
- a CDS encoding carbohydrate ABC transporter permease produces MTLVSPAAPAAAPTRPARRRPASRGREWLGLVFVAPFALVFLVFLVAPMAYAFYLSLFSSGLATGTRFTGFANYAKAFTDENFLSGVWFVVRFSLVLIPVQMLVSLAVALVIDGLTTRFARFSRLMIFLPYAIPAVIGALMWGFLYSPNFGPLDDIFGTFGADAPFLLSRDLVFYGLMNVVTWQWAGYYMIILYAALQGIDPSLYEAARIDGASSWQIVWRIKIPLVLPALFLILVFALIGTLQFFNEPQILRFLASGSIGGDFTPNIYAYTLAFSQGQFNYASAVSFALGAVIFVAVYLFLFLTRRRGSFLS; encoded by the coding sequence ATGACCCTCGTCTCCCCCGCCGCGCCCGCGGCGGCGCCCACCAGGCCGGCCCGGCGCCGGCCCGCCTCGCGCGGCCGGGAATGGCTGGGGCTGGTGTTCGTCGCCCCGTTCGCCCTGGTGTTCCTCGTTTTCCTCGTCGCGCCGATGGCGTACGCGTTCTACCTGAGCCTGTTCAGCAGCGGCCTGGCCACGGGCACCCGCTTCACGGGGTTCGCCAACTACGCCAAGGCCTTCACCGACGAGAACTTCCTGTCCGGCGTGTGGTTCGTCGTCCGGTTCTCGCTGGTGCTCATCCCGGTGCAGATGCTCGTCTCGCTGGCGGTGGCGCTGGTCATCGACGGCCTCACCACGCGCTTCGCCCGGTTCTCGCGGCTCATGATCTTCCTGCCGTACGCGATCCCCGCGGTCATCGGGGCGCTCATGTGGGGGTTCCTCTACAGCCCCAACTTCGGCCCGCTCGACGACATCTTCGGCACGTTCGGCGCCGACGCGCCGTTCCTGCTCAGCCGCGACCTCGTGTTCTACGGCCTGATGAACGTGGTCACGTGGCAGTGGGCGGGCTACTACATGATCATCCTGTACGCCGCGCTGCAGGGGATCGACCCCAGCCTGTACGAGGCCGCCCGCATCGACGGCGCGAGCAGCTGGCAGATCGTCTGGCGGATCAAGATCCCGCTCGTGCTGCCGGCGCTGTTCCTCATCCTCGTCTTCGCGCTCATCGGCACGCTGCAGTTCTTCAACGAGCCGCAGATCTTGCGGTTCCTCGCCTCGGGGTCCATCGGCGGCGACTTCACGCCGAACATCTACGCCTACACGCTGGCCTTCAGCCAGGGACAGTTCAACTACGCCTCGGCGGTCTCCTTCGCGCTGGGCGCGGTCATCTTCGTCGCTGTCTACCTCTTCCTGTTCCTCACCCGCCGCCGGGGGAGCTTCCTGTCATGA
- a CDS encoding ABC transporter substrate-binding protein, whose amino-acid sequence MKHTHLSAIAAAGLAATLLAACGDDVGSGSAAGASAAAGGGGNDSLSCTNEIQVEGVPQVTVWAWYPNMETVVDNFNSSHEDVQVCWTNAGQGNDQYDKFQTAIAAGTGAPDVVMLESDRIPNYVIQDALVDISGYGYEDVQANFSEGAWKDVSVGDAVYAAPVDGGPMAMIYRTDVFEQYGVTPPTTWEEYEAAARAVKDAGGPLFGDFGANVPAVVMALQIQAGAQPFEYDPANPTEISVALDDPASVKVLDYWAGLVQDGLVGTQDQFTPEYISGVVGGDYATYVSAAWAPGYLSGAGVGEGADAGTFAVAPLPQWEGADPVSVNWGGSAFAVTTQAADPELAAGVAFDLYADEESLTDGWQNQVIFPLNQDVLTSAEFVDYEVGFFDGQQANKEVYVPAADAYEGFTYAPFGQFYYQSLTEQIAAINAGEVTGAEAAAELQETVTAYAEEQGFTVTD is encoded by the coding sequence ATGAAGCACACGCACCTGTCCGCGATCGCCGCCGCCGGTCTCGCCGCGACGCTGCTGGCCGCCTGCGGGGACGACGTCGGCTCCGGCTCCGCGGCGGGCGCGTCCGCCGCCGCGGGCGGGGGCGGCAACGACAGCCTCTCCTGCACCAACGAGATCCAGGTCGAGGGCGTCCCCCAGGTCACCGTCTGGGCCTGGTACCCGAACATGGAGACGGTCGTCGACAACTTCAACTCCTCCCACGAGGACGTCCAGGTCTGCTGGACCAACGCCGGCCAGGGCAACGACCAGTACGACAAGTTCCAGACCGCGATCGCCGCCGGGACCGGCGCGCCGGACGTCGTCATGCTCGAGTCCGACCGCATCCCCAACTACGTCATCCAGGACGCCCTGGTCGACATCAGCGGCTACGGCTACGAGGACGTCCAGGCGAACTTCAGCGAGGGTGCCTGGAAGGACGTCTCGGTCGGCGACGCGGTCTACGCCGCCCCGGTGGACGGCGGCCCGATGGCGATGATCTACCGGACCGACGTGTTCGAGCAGTACGGCGTCACCCCGCCCACCACGTGGGAGGAGTACGAGGCGGCCGCGCGGGCCGTCAAGGACGCGGGCGGGCCCCTGTTCGGCGACTTCGGCGCCAACGTGCCGGCCGTCGTCATGGCCCTGCAGATCCAGGCCGGCGCGCAGCCCTTCGAGTACGACCCGGCCAACCCCACGGAGATCTCCGTCGCCCTCGACGACCCGGCCTCGGTCAAGGTCCTCGACTACTGGGCCGGCCTGGTCCAGGACGGGCTCGTCGGCACCCAGGACCAGTTCACGCCGGAGTACATCTCCGGCGTCGTCGGCGGCGACTACGCCACGTACGTCTCGGCCGCCTGGGCCCCCGGCTACCTCAGCGGCGCGGGCGTGGGCGAGGGCGCCGACGCCGGCACCTTCGCCGTCGCCCCGCTGCCGCAGTGGGAGGGCGCCGACCCCGTGTCCGTCAACTGGGGCGGCTCCGCCTTCGCCGTGACGACGCAGGCCGCCGACCCCGAGCTCGCCGCGGGCGTGGCCTTCGACCTGTACGCGGACGAGGAGTCCCTGACGGACGGCTGGCAGAACCAGGTCATCTTCCCGCTCAACCAGGACGTGCTGACCTCGGCCGAGTTCGTCGACTACGAGGTGGGCTTCTTCGACGGGCAGCAGGCCAACAAGGAGGTCTACGTCCCCGCGGCGGACGCCTACGAGGGCTTCACCTACGCGCCGTTCGGCCAGTTCTACTACCAGTCGCTGACCGAGCAGATCGCCGCCATCAACGCCGGCGAGGTGACCGGCGCCGAGGCGGCGGCGGAGCTGCAGGAGACCGTCACCGCCTACGCCGAGGAGCAGGGCTTCACCGTCACGGACTGA
- a CDS encoding LacI family DNA-binding transcriptional regulator gives MSATMHDVARVAGVSIKTVSNVINDYQHVRPGTREKVRAAIVELGYRPNMSARNLRRGRTGAIGLAVPELTLAYFAQLADAVIEHAHARGYVVLIEQTGGGDRSRELEMLRSPRRSFTDGLIFSPLGMENSDADLLDIGTPLVLLGERIFHGPVDHVAMDNVGAAAAATAHLLERGRRRIAVLGAHAGEEIGSAGLRLVGYRNALDAAGVPFDPDLVGYVDLWHRANGAEVMDQVLARGVELDAVFAMNDELALGALRRLQQAGHRVPDDVMLIGFDDLDEGRFSLPSLTSVDPGRAEIARTGVDLLVRRLGGDRGERPQELLTQFRVVERESTATGR, from the coding sequence ATGTCCGCGACGATGCACGACGTGGCCCGGGTCGCCGGCGTCTCGATCAAGACGGTGTCGAACGTCATCAACGACTACCAGCACGTGCGCCCCGGGACGCGCGAGAAGGTCCGCGCCGCCATCGTCGAGCTGGGGTACCGGCCCAACATGTCCGCCCGGAACCTCCGCCGCGGCCGGACCGGCGCGATCGGGCTCGCGGTGCCGGAGCTCACGCTGGCGTACTTCGCCCAGCTGGCCGACGCGGTCATCGAGCACGCGCACGCCCGCGGCTACGTCGTGCTCATCGAGCAGACCGGCGGCGGCGACCGCTCCCGTGAGCTGGAGATGCTCCGCAGCCCCCGGCGCAGCTTCACCGACGGCCTCATCTTCAGCCCGCTGGGGATGGAGAACTCCGACGCCGACCTGCTGGACATCGGCACGCCGCTGGTGCTGCTCGGGGAGCGGATCTTCCACGGCCCGGTCGACCACGTCGCCATGGACAACGTCGGGGCGGCCGCCGCGGCCACGGCCCACCTGCTCGAGCGGGGCCGCCGCCGGATCGCCGTCCTGGGGGCGCACGCCGGGGAGGAGATCGGCTCGGCGGGGCTGAGGCTCGTCGGGTACCGGAACGCCCTGGACGCCGCCGGCGTGCCCTTCGACCCCGACCTCGTGGGCTACGTCGACCTGTGGCACCGGGCCAACGGCGCCGAGGTGATGGACCAGGTGCTCGCCCGCGGGGTGGAGCTCGACGCGGTGTTCGCCATGAACGACGAGCTGGCGCTGGGCGCGCTGCGGCGGCTGCAGCAGGCCGGGCACCGGGTGCCGGACGACGTCATGCTCATCGGCTTCGACGACCTGGACGAGGGTCGCTTCTCGCTCCCGAGCCTCACCTCGGTGGACCCGGGCCGCGCCGAGATCGCCCGGACCGGGGTCGACCTGCTGGTCCGGCGGCTCGGGGGCGACCGCGGCGAGCGGCCCCAGGAGCTGCTCACGCAGTTCCGCGTGGTCGAGCGGGAGTCCACGGCCACAGGTCGGTAA
- a CDS encoding alpha-N-arabinofuranosidase, translating into MQHARVSIDPAFVVAPVDRRVFGSFVEHMGRCVYTGIFEPGHPTADEDGLRGDVLDLVRELGVTTVRYPGGNFVSGYRWEDGVGPVEDRPTRLDPAWRTIETNAFGLDEFMGWARKAGIEPMMAMNLGTRGMQEAIDLLEYANHPSGTALSDARVAHGATEPHGIRMWCLGNEMDGPWQLGQKTAEEYGRLAAQTALAMRQFDADLQLVACGSSSRTMPTFGAWEATVLEHTYDVVDYISAHAYYQLHGDDYASFLACSVDMDRFVDQVVATADHVGARLQSDKKIDVSFDEWNVWYLEELKAGQGGLPEDWVEAPRTSEEAYTVVDAVVVGSLLITLLRHADRVTAASQAQLVNTISSIRTEPGGPAWRQSIFHPFAQTARHARGTVLDLRVDAPTLSTPVYGDVPLLDAVATHDAETGRVAVFVVNRHPSEPLSFSTALRGFGGGTLVEALVIADEDYAAANTQDDPDRVVPHEHPGARVDDGTLLAELPAASWSMFVLEVPTA; encoded by the coding sequence ATGCAGCACGCCCGAGTGTCGATCGACCCCGCGTTCGTCGTGGCCCCCGTGGACCGCCGGGTCTTCGGCTCCTTCGTCGAGCACATGGGCCGGTGCGTGTACACGGGCATCTTCGAGCCGGGGCACCCCACCGCCGACGAGGACGGCCTGCGCGGGGACGTGCTGGACCTGGTCCGCGAGCTGGGCGTCACCACGGTGCGCTACCCCGGCGGCAACTTCGTGTCCGGCTACCGGTGGGAGGACGGCGTGGGGCCGGTCGAGGACCGCCCCACCCGCCTGGACCCGGCGTGGCGCACCATCGAGACCAACGCCTTCGGCCTCGACGAGTTCATGGGGTGGGCGCGCAAGGCCGGCATCGAGCCGATGATGGCGATGAACCTGGGCACGCGCGGCATGCAGGAGGCCATCGACCTGCTGGAGTACGCCAACCACCCGTCGGGCACCGCGCTGTCGGACGCGCGCGTGGCGCACGGGGCGACCGAGCCGCACGGCATCCGGATGTGGTGCCTGGGCAACGAGATGGACGGGCCGTGGCAGCTCGGCCAGAAGACGGCCGAGGAGTACGGCCGCCTGGCCGCGCAGACCGCCCTGGCGATGCGCCAGTTCGACGCGGACCTTCAGCTGGTCGCGTGCGGGTCCTCCAGCCGGACCATGCCGACGTTCGGCGCCTGGGAGGCGACGGTCCTCGAGCACACCTACGACGTCGTCGACTACATCTCCGCCCACGCCTACTACCAGCTGCACGGCGACGACTACGCGAGCTTCCTCGCCTGCTCCGTCGACATGGACCGCTTCGTCGACCAGGTCGTGGCGACCGCCGACCACGTCGGTGCCCGGCTGCAGTCCGACAAGAAGATCGACGTCTCCTTCGACGAGTGGAACGTCTGGTACCTCGAGGAGCTCAAGGCCGGCCAGGGCGGCCTGCCGGAGGACTGGGTCGAGGCGCCGCGCACGAGCGAGGAGGCCTACACGGTGGTCGACGCCGTCGTCGTCGGCTCGCTGCTCATCACGCTGCTGCGGCACGCGGACCGGGTGACCGCCGCCTCGCAGGCGCAGCTGGTCAACACCATCTCCTCGATCCGCACCGAGCCGGGCGGGCCGGCGTGGCGCCAGTCGATCTTCCACCCCTTCGCCCAGACCGCCCGCCACGCCCGCGGCACGGTCCTCGACCTGCGCGTCGACGCCCCGACCCTGTCCACCCCGGTCTACGGCGACGTGCCCCTGCTCGACGCGGTCGCCACGCACGACGCCGAGACCGGCCGGGTCGCGGTGTTCGTCGTCAACCGGCACCCGTCGGAGCCGCTGTCGTTCAGCACGGCGCTCCGCGGCTTCGGCGGGGGCACCCTCGTGGAGGCGCTGGTCATCGCCGACGAGGACTACGCCGCCGCCAACACCCAGGACGACCCCGACCGGGTCGTCCCCCACGAGCACCCCGGGGCTCGCGTCGACGACGGCACGCTGCTGGCCGAGCTGCCCGCGGCCTCGTGGAGCATGTTCGTCCTCGAGGTCCCCACCGCCTGA
- a CDS encoding MFS transporter, which produces MVDRARPSLLPLLAVVLTALNLRTAVTGFTPLLDVIGADLGFGPSLYGVLGTIVTASFAVFGLLAAALARRFGLERTLALAVALTTAGVLLRALSPSTAALVASTVVAFTGVGASNVLVVPLVKKYFSARLKTMSSLYIALLQVGQFVAPLLALPVALGAGWRWAAGMWAPLTGVAVVLWVVLAVRAGGAAGAAPAGATAAPVRLAGAWRTPLLWSLVLMLGMTGLNVYAVITWLPAILVDAGADPTSGGALLALFSVFGLPAAFVVPPLAIRLRDPSVVVVVCTLCLAGGWTGLLLSPGSGAVAWVVLLGIGVSTFPLCLTLVNARTRTTAGSTVLSGAMQGLGYAIACIGPLGIGVLYTATGSWTSSFVVLLASLVVLLVSGCVACRPSLLEDQVRARVPVDA; this is translated from the coding sequence ATGGTCGACCGAGCCCGCCCGAGCCTGCTGCCCCTGCTGGCGGTCGTCCTGACCGCCCTCAACCTACGCACCGCGGTCACGGGCTTCACCCCGCTGCTCGACGTCATCGGCGCCGACCTGGGCTTCGGGCCGTCCCTGTACGGCGTGCTCGGCACCATCGTCACCGCCAGCTTCGCCGTGTTCGGCCTGCTCGCCGCCGCGCTCGCCCGCCGGTTCGGGCTCGAGCGCACGCTCGCGCTCGCGGTGGCGCTCACCACCGCCGGGGTCCTGCTGCGGGCGCTGTCCCCGTCGACCGCCGCCCTCGTCGCCTCCACGGTCGTGGCGTTCACGGGCGTCGGCGCGTCCAACGTGCTCGTGGTCCCGCTGGTCAAGAAGTACTTCTCGGCGCGCCTGAAGACCATGAGCTCGCTGTACATCGCGCTCCTGCAGGTGGGCCAGTTCGTCGCCCCGCTGCTCGCGCTGCCCGTGGCGCTGGGCGCGGGCTGGCGCTGGGCCGCGGGGATGTGGGCGCCCCTGACGGGCGTCGCGGTCGTGCTGTGGGTGGTCCTCGCCGTGCGCGCGGGCGGTGCGGCAGGTGCGGCGCCGGCCGGTGCGACGGCCGCTCCGGTGCGGCTGGCGGGGGCCTGGCGCACCCCGCTGCTCTGGTCGCTCGTGCTCATGCTGGGGATGACGGGGCTCAACGTGTACGCGGTCATCACGTGGCTGCCCGCCATCCTCGTCGACGCGGGCGCCGACCCCACCTCGGGCGGGGCGCTCCTGGCGCTGTTCTCGGTGTTCGGGCTGCCGGCCGCGTTCGTCGTGCCGCCCCTGGCCATCCGGCTGCGCGACCCGTCCGTGGTGGTCGTCGTGTGCACGCTGTGCCTGGCCGGCGGGTGGACCGGCCTGCTGCTGTCGCCCGGCTCCGGCGCGGTCGCCTGGGTGGTGCTGCTCGGCATCGGCGTGAGCACGTTCCCGCTCTGCCTCACGCTGGTCAACGCGCGCACCCGGACCACGGCGGGCTCCACCGTCCTGTCGGGCGCGATGCAGGGCCTCGGGTACGCCATCGCCTGCATCGGCCCGCTCGGCATCGGGGTGCTCTACACCGCCACCGGCTCGTGGACCAGCTCGTTCGTCGTCCTGCTCGCCAGCCTCGTCGTGCTCCTGGTCAGCGGCTGCGTCGCGTGCCGGCCCTCCCTGCTCGAGGACCAGGTGCGGGCGCGGGTGCCGGTCGACGCGTGA
- a CDS encoding FadR/GntR family transcriptional regulator, which translates to MNDGTDPADRPLPRPPTLADAVTARFHAAIASGEWPVGRRIPVEADLMAWVGAGRNTVREAVSSLVQSGLVRREQGRGTFVIARSSLVTSLSRRAGRAARRDVLELRAAVDGAASAVAARRRDSSDVTALQEALGARTRAWAGDDRAARVAADVALHRAVVVATHNELLVEVWDGLVPLYEEVLADDVDPDEDPHADEHEQLVRAVVERDPDRAAAAVHAVLGPLLDALAEPDALADPAP; encoded by the coding sequence ATGAATGACGGTACCGATCCGGCCGACCGCCCGCTCCCCCGCCCGCCGACCCTCGCCGACGCCGTCACGGCGCGCTTCCACGCCGCCATCGCCTCGGGCGAGTGGCCCGTCGGGCGGCGGATCCCCGTCGAGGCGGACCTCATGGCCTGGGTCGGCGCGGGCCGCAACACCGTGCGCGAGGCCGTCTCGTCGCTCGTGCAGTCCGGCCTCGTCCGCAGGGAGCAGGGCCGCGGCACCTTCGTCATCGCCCGCTCGTCGCTCGTGACGTCCCTGTCCCGGCGGGCCGGCCGCGCCGCCCGCCGCGACGTCCTCGAGCTGCGGGCCGCCGTCGACGGTGCCGCCTCGGCCGTCGCCGCCCGCCGCCGCGACAGCTCCGACGTGACCGCGCTGCAGGAGGCCCTCGGGGCCCGGACCCGCGCCTGGGCGGGCGACGACCGGGCGGCCCGGGTCGCCGCCGACGTGGCGCTGCACCGGGCCGTCGTCGTCGCGACCCACAACGAGCTGCTCGTCGAGGTCTGGGACGGTCTCGTCCCGCTGTACGAGGAGGTGCTCGCCGACGACGTCGACCCCGACGAGGACCCGCACGCGGACGAGCACGAGCAGCTCGTCCGGGCCGTCGTCGAGCGTGACCCCGACCGCGCGGCGGCGGCGGTGCACGCCGTGCTCGGGCCGCTCCTCGACGCCCTCGCCGAGCCGGACGCCCTCGCCGACCCGGCACCCTGA
- a CDS encoding Lrp/AsnC family transcriptional regulator has product MLTAIVLIRTTADRIPEVAQEIADIPGISEVYSVTGDSNLVAIARVRQHDELADVIADRLSKVEGVVETNTKIAFRTYSRHDLDAAFSVGLE; this is encoded by the coding sequence GTGCTCACCGCCATCGTGCTCATCCGGACGACCGCCGACCGCATCCCCGAGGTGGCGCAGGAGATCGCCGACATCCCGGGCATCAGCGAGGTCTACTCGGTGACGGGGGACAGCAACCTCGTCGCCATCGCCCGGGTGCGGCAGCACGACGAGCTCGCCGACGTCATCGCCGACCGGCTGTCCAAGGTCGAGGGCGTCGTGGAGACCAACACCAAGATCGCGTTCCGGACCTACAGCCGGCACGACCTCGACGCCGCGTTCTCCGTCGGCCTGGAGTAG